The following are encoded in a window of Ricinus communis isolate WT05 ecotype wild-type chromosome 4, ASM1957865v1, whole genome shotgun sequence genomic DNA:
- the LOC8274902 gene encoding zinc finger CCCH domain-containing protein 37 — protein MANKLYGYGSSYGATASSASASALKRYLSDSDPSKYSSSSIMYSSDRAIASSAAATGVPWTPPPGVDVPPASIEPHLLAGLKRSSEVLYHPTVMGAHNTIGQTEAWYSTNYLTKRSRFESASNYSIYPQRPGEKDCAHYMLTRTCKFGDSCKFDHPVWVPEGGIPNWKEVPLAATTEPLPERPGEPDCPYFLKTQRCKYGSKCKFNHPKDELALGSSQSNDVFALPERPSEPICAFYAKTGRCKFGATCKFHHPKDIQIALGQENCNIMQNEAAAMTHGTTGDVNAVKACISFNQALLHNSKGLPIRPGEVDCPFYLKTGSCKYGATCRYNHPDRNAINPPAAAIGHPLLASPAANLNLGDINPAASIYQAIYPSFSSPMLGVGPTIYPQRPGHAECDYYMKTGECKFGERCRFHHPIDRSAPTATQAQQQAVKLTLAGLPRREGAVHCPYYMKTGTCKYGATCKFDHPPPGEVMAIASQGTSTSAGDVEGAEGGIVQVL, from the exons ATGGCAAATAAACTCTACGGGTATGGTTCAAGCTACGGAGCGACTGCTTCATCAGCATCAGCATCAGCCCTGAAACGGTACTTATCGGATTCTGATCCTTCAAAGTACTCCTCCTCCTCCATTATGTACTCCTCCGACAGAGCCATTGCCTCTTCAGCGGCGGCGACGGGGGTGCCATGGACCCCACCTCCCGGTGTTGATGTTCCTCCTGCCTCTATTGAACCCCACCTCCTTGCTGGCCTCAAACGCTCTTCTGAAG TGCTCTATCATCCGACTGTTATGGGTGCCCATAACACAATTGGGCAAACTGAAGCTTGGTATTCTACAAACTATTTAACCAAGCGTTCTAGATTCGAGAGTGCAAGCAATTACTCTATATATCCACAGAGACCAGGAGAGAAGGATTGTGCCCACTATATGCTCACTCGTACCTGTAAATTTGGAGATAGCTGCAAGTTTGACCATCCTGTTTGGGTTCCTGAGGGTGGAATCCCAAATTGGAAAGAG GTTCCACTTGCTGCTACAACTGAACCCCTCCCTGAGAGACCGGGAGAGCCTGACTGTCCT TACTTCCTAAAAACTCAGAGATGCAAGTATGGTTCAAAATGCAAGTTTAATCATCCAAAAGATGAATTGGCTTTG GGTAGTTCACAAAGCAACGATGTTTTTGCCTTACCAGAGAGGCCTTCCGAGCCCATATGTGCA TTTTATGCAAAGACTGGGAGATGCAAATTTGGTGCAACATGCAAATTCCACCATCCAAAGGATATCCAGATAGCATTAGGACAAGAGAATTGTAACATAATGCAAAACGAAGCAGCAGCTATGACTCATGGAACAACTGGAGATGTCAATGCGGTTAAGGCATGCATATCATTCAACCAAGCCTTATTACATAATTCCAAAGGACTTCCAATACGTCCG GGTGAAGTGGATTGTCCATTCTACCTGAAAACTGGAAG TTGTAAGTATGGTGCCACTTGCCGCTATAATCATCCTGATAGGAATG CAATCAATCCACCTGCTGCTGCAATAGGCCATCCCCTTCTTGCCTCTCCTGCAGCTAATCTGAACCTTGGAGATATTAATCCAGCTGCCTCTATATATCAAGCTATTTATCCAAGCTTTTCTTCGCCAATG CTCGGAGTGGGACCAACTATATACCCTCAAAGACCTGGACATGCAGAATGTGAT TACTATATGAAGACTGGTGAGTGCAAATTTGGGGAAAGATGTAGGTTCCATCACCCTATTGATCGGTCAGCACCAACTGCAACACAAGCCCAACAACAGGCTGTTAAGCTCACTCTTGCAGGGTTACCTAGGAGAGAG GGTGCTGTTCACTGTCCGTATTATATGAAGACTGGCACATGCAAATATGGTGCTACATGCAAATTTGACCATCCACCCCCTGGAGAGGTCATGGCTATTGCATCACAAGGTACATCCACTTCTGCTGGTGATGTGGAAGGAGCTGAAGGTGGAATTGTCCAAGTGCTGTAG